In the Methanobrevibacter boviskoreani JH1 genome, one interval contains:
- a CDS encoding glycosyltransferase family 2 protein translates to MRTVILIPCYNEAVTIKKVINDFQRVMPHADIYVYDNNSTDGTDKIAKAEGAIVRYEYRQGKGNVVRSMFRDIDADCYIMVDGDDTYPAEAAPELEKEILEKRADMVIGDRLSSTYFTENKRPFHNSGNIFVRKSINKIFDSDLHDIMTGMRAFDYDFVKSYPVHSKEFEIETEMSIFALNHNFKLVEVPIDYRDRADGSFSKLNTFSDGFKVIRVILSLFRDTRPLSFFSLMTLILLIIAFAYFYPVLISFLDTGTVLKIPTLISVGVVFLTAVMIFLSGVILHVLKKQHDQNFEQHLTLIRLARDAGNKKDN, encoded by the coding sequence ATGAGAACGGTTATTTTGATTCCATGTTATAATGAGGCAGTAACTATTAAAAAGGTTATTAATGACTTTCAAAGGGTAATGCCACATGCAGATATCTATGTCTATGATAATAATTCCACAGACGGTACAGATAAAATAGCGAAAGCAGAAGGGGCAATTGTAAGATATGAATATAGACAGGGAAAGGGTAATGTAGTTAGATCAATGTTTAGGGATATTGATGCAGACTGTTATATTATGGTAGATGGTGATGATACTTATCCTGCTGAAGCTGCTCCTGAACTAGAAAAGGAAATATTGGAAAAGAGAGCAGACATGGTAATTGGAGATAGACTATCCTCTACATATTTTACCGAGAATAAACGTCCTTTCCATAATAGTGGTAATATCTTTGTTAGAAAATCCATTAATAAAATCTTTGACAGTGACCTACATGACATTATGACTGGAATGAGAGCATTTGACTATGACTTTGTAAAATCATATCCAGTCCATTCTAAGGAATTTGAAATAGAAACTGAAATGTCCATATTTGCTTTAAATCACAATTTTAAACTTGTTGAAGTTCCTATTGATTATAGGGATAGGGCTGACGGTAGTTTCTCTAAATTAAATACTTTCAGTGATGGTTTTAAAGTTATAAGAGTTATTTTATCATTATTTAGAGATACTAGACCTTTGTCTTTCTTTTCATTAATGACATTAATTCTTTTAATTATTGCATTTGCTTATTTCTATCCTGTGTTGATTTCTTTTTTAGATACTGGTACGGTTTTAAAAATACCTACATTAATTTCCGTAGGTGTAGTATTCTTAACTGCTGTAATGATATTCTTAAGTGGTGTAATATTACATGTTCTTAAAAAACAACATGACCAAAACTTTGAACAACATTTAACATTAATTCGTCTTGCAAGAGATGCCGGCAATAAGAAAGATAATTAG